The genomic window CTTGAGTTGATGGAAGCCGGCGCGGATGGGCTGCTCGTCGGGGTCGGGCCGGGGGCGGCGTGCACCACGCGCGGGGTGCTTGGCGTTGGGGTGCCGCAGGTGACGGCCACGGTGGACTGTACCTCAGCGCGGGACCTCTACTACAAGAAGAGCGGCAAGTACGTGCCGATCATCACCGATGGCGGTATGCGCAACGGCGGCGATATCTGCAAGGCGTTTGCGTGCGGGTCGGATGCGGTGATGGTAGGCTCGGCGTTTGCCAAAGCCAAGGAAGCGCCGGGGCGGGGCTATCACTGGGGCATGGCGTATCCGCACTCATCCCTGCCGCGCGGCACGCGCATCTTCGTGGGCACGACCGGTACGCTTGAGCAGATTCTGTTTGGGCCAGCCCTCACCGATGACGGCTCGCAGAATCTGATGGGTGCCTTGACGACCTGCATGGGCACGGTGGGAGCAGCGGATATCAAGGCATTTCAGATGACGGAGATCATCATCGCGCCGTCGATCCAGACCGAAGGCAAAATCTTCCAGCAGGTGCAGCGTGTGGGCATGGCCCGCAAGGGCGCCGTCGAGCAGCCGGACAACGGCGCTCGCAAGTCCCGCTTCACCCGAGTCTAACCGCTAAGGCGATATCAGATATCGAATTCGATATCTGATATCGTAGTTCGATGCCGACGCATGAGCTCATCTTAATCGTTGATTACGGCTCTCAATACACGCAGCTGATTGCGAGGAGAATTCGCGAGCAGCGCGTGTTCTGCCGCATCATCCCGCCGCGGCAACTCACCACGAAGTTCCTCCGTGCTGAGCAGCCCAAGGGCGTGATCCTTTCCGGCGGTCCGAACAGCGTCTATCAGCGCAATGCCCCGCTGCCGAGCCGCAAGATTTTCAACGTCGGCATTCCGACGCTGGGAATCTGTTACGGGATGCAGGCGATGTCGCACCTCTTGGGCGGGACGGTACGGCGGGCCGGGAAGCGCGAGTACGGCCGGGCCATGCTGCAAGTGCGCCAAGCCGACGGCTTGTTCAAAGGGACCAAGCGCAAGTTCATCTCCTGGATGAGCCACGGCGATTTGGTCAAGCGCGTGCCGAAGGGATTTTCGATCAGTGCGGCGACTCGCAATACCGCCGTGGCGGCGATGGCGGATCCGGTGCGCCGGCTCTACGGCCTGCAGTTTCATCCTGAAGTGGCGCATACCGAGGAAGGCGACAAAGTCCTCAGGAATTTCCTCTTTCGGCTCTGCGGCTGCCATGGCGAATGGACCATGAAATCGTTCGTCAAGGAAACCACAGGACGCATCCGTCAGCAGGTGGGCAAGGGCCGGGTGGTGCTGGGCTTAAGCGGCGGGGTGGATTCCTCCGTGGCGGCGGTGCTGCTGCATCAGGCCATCGGTAAGCAACTCACCGGTATCTTCGTTGATAACGGCCTGTTGCGCAGCGGTGAGCGCGCACAGATCGAGGAAACATTCGGCCGCCACTTCCACATTCGGGTGCGATACGTGGATGCCGCAAAGCGGTTTCTCGATGCGCTGCGCGGTGTGACCGAGCCTGAGCAGAAGCGTAAAATCATCGGCCGGGAGTTTGTGCGCGTCTTTGAGGCGGAGGCCAAGCGCATCGCCAACGCCGGCTTCCTGGCTCAAGGCACGCTGTATCCGGATGTGATCGAAAGCGTCTCCGCCTGGGGCGGGCCATCGGCGACCATCAAGACGCACCACAATGTGGGCGGGCTGCCGAAGCAGATGCACCTAAAGCTTGTGGAGCCGCTGCGGGATCTGTTTAAAGATGAAGTGCGCGAGCTGGGCAAGCTGCTTGGGCTGCATGATGATCTGCTGTGGCGCCATCCGTTTCCAGGGCCAGGGCTGGCGGTGCGGATTCTGGGTGACGTCACCGAGGAGCGGCTGCGGATGGTGCGCGAGGCGGATGAGCGGGTCGTCAAAGAAATCCGCCGGGCCGGACTCTACCGGAATCTGTGGCAGGCCTTCGCGGTGCTGCTGCCGGTTAAGACCGTCGGGGTCATGGGGGATGAACGCACCTATGAGC from Candidatus Omnitrophota bacterium includes these protein-coding regions:
- a CDS encoding GuaB3 family IMP dehydrogenase-related protein; this translates as MAEWIGIGRRARRCYGFDEIALVPGTTSRNPAEVDTTWKLGNLTFRVPFLASAMDGVVDVTFAIAMGKLGGLAVLNLDGVQARYDDPSDAIAQIIQGDVEETTNIVQKLYKEPIKEKLIARRVEQIKKAKATCAVSTIPQNAERFGAIAQEAGADIFVVQSTVTTAKHIAKAYRPLDFTSFMKAMKIPVIVGNTVTHEQTLELMEAGADGLLVGVGPGAACTTRGVLGVGVPQVTATVDCTSARDLYYKKSGKYVPIITDGGMRNGGDICKAFACGSDAVMVGSAFAKAKEAPGRGYHWGMAYPHSSLPRGTRIFVGTTGTLEQILFGPALTDDGSQNLMGALTTCMGTVGAADIKAFQMTEIIIAPSIQTEGKIFQQVQRVGMARKGAVEQPDNGARKSRFTRV
- the guaA gene encoding glutamine-hydrolyzing GMP synthase; this encodes MPTHELILIVDYGSQYTQLIARRIREQRVFCRIIPPRQLTTKFLRAEQPKGVILSGGPNSVYQRNAPLPSRKIFNVGIPTLGICYGMQAMSHLLGGTVRRAGKREYGRAMLQVRQADGLFKGTKRKFISWMSHGDLVKRVPKGFSISAATRNTAVAAMADPVRRLYGLQFHPEVAHTEEGDKVLRNFLFRLCGCHGEWTMKSFVKETTGRIRQQVGKGRVVLGLSGGVDSSVAAVLLHQAIGKQLTGIFVDNGLLRSGERAQIEETFGRHFHIRVRYVDAAKRFLDALRGVTEPEQKRKIIGREFVRVFEAEAKRIANAGFLAQGTLYPDVIESVSAWGGPSATIKTHHNVGGLPKQMHLKLVEPLRDLFKDEVRELGKLLGLHDDLLWRHPFPGPGLAVRILGDVTEERLRMVREADERVVKEIRRAGLYRNLWQAFAVLLPVKTVGVMGDERTYEHVIAIRAVTSQDAMTADWAKLPAEVLERIANRIINEVRGINRVVYDISSKPPATIEWE